The DNA sequence TGCATGGGTTTTAGTTTTTCTAAACTCCCGGTTTTTACGGTGCATTTGCCTTTATAATGAACAAGCATCGTACATTGCTCTGCCTGCTCTAAGGTATGACCGCAAATTTCTATCAGTGCTTCGATAACGTAATCAAAAGTGTTGACTTCATCATTCCACAAAATCAGTTTATAGACTTCGTCTTCTTTCTCAAGAACGGCAACGTCTTCTTCGTATTCCCGCTTTGGATTTTCATAATCCTTTATATTCGCTGGAATATTATAATGTAATCCCATTTCTTTAATTTTAAAAATTAGTATTCTTTAAATTAAATTTCTCCTATTTCATCTGCCATATCGCTGGTGATGCTCTGTTCCTCGTAAGTCAATTCAACCAGATCCACACTCTTATTCTGCATTTTCAGAATCTTTACGTGGTAATCATTAATATTGAACTCTTGATTTTCTGCGGGAATATCTTCCAGTTCATGTAATATAAAGCCGGCTAAAGTATTGTACTCGCCATCTTCTGATAATGGAAACATCTTTGGTAAATTTTCATTGATCTCATCCAAAGGTTGTGTTGCCTTCACCCAGAAAACATTTTCGCCTACTTTGTCAACGATTCTTTCTTCTTCATCTTCTTCATCCTGAATCTCTCCAACCAGTTCTTCCAGGATATCTTCGA is a window from the Kaistella flava (ex Peng et al. 2021) genome containing:
- a CDS encoding ATP-dependent Clp protease adaptor ClpS, with the protein product MGLHYNIPANIKDYENPKREYEEDVAVLEKEDEVYKLILWNDEVNTFDYVIEALIEICGHTLEQAEQCTMLVHYKGKCTVKTGSLEKLKPMHEKLLSRSLTSEIV